A window of the Persephonella sp. genome harbors these coding sequences:
- the pheA gene encoding prephenate dehydratase — MDYKQKLQQLRIQIDQIDEEILKLLNKRAQLAKEVGEIKKEHKLPIYVPSREQAIFQRLEELNKKYGEIFPTDYIKPVFREIISACRSTEENLKVAYLGPRATFTHQAAMEHFGQAVEFIPVQTIKDVFEEITKEKADFGVVPVENTIEGIVNYTLDLLVDYPLKITGEVILEISLHLMGINPNINEIQRVYSHRHALAECREWLMKNLPQAQLIEVESTAKAAEMAKDDYEAAAVASEAAADIYGLHIIERKIDRHTHNYTRFLIIGKDIPPPTGNDKTTFVFSLKNQVGALYKTLEPLYKHGINMTKIESRPSKKEAWDYIFFTDIEGHISEEKVKNALNELNELSPFFKILGSYPKAH, encoded by the coding sequence ATGGATTACAAGCAGAAGCTTCAACAGCTTAGAATTCAGATAGACCAGATAGATGAGGAGATATTAAAACTTCTCAATAAGAGGGCACAGCTTGCCAAAGAAGTAGGAGAGATAAAAAAAGAGCATAAACTACCTATATACGTTCCAAGCAGGGAACAGGCTATATTCCAGAGGCTTGAAGAACTTAACAAAAAATATGGGGAAATATTTCCCACAGATTACATAAAACCTGTTTTTAGAGAAATTATATCCGCCTGCCGCTCAACAGAAGAAAATCTAAAAGTTGCATATCTGGGACCTAGAGCAACATTTACCCATCAAGCTGCAATGGAACATTTTGGACAGGCTGTAGAATTTATACCTGTTCAAACAATAAAGGATGTTTTTGAAGAAATAACAAAAGAAAAAGCAGATTTTGGTGTGGTTCCTGTAGAGAACACAATAGAAGGAATAGTCAATTATACCCTTGACCTGCTTGTTGATTATCCGTTAAAAATCACAGGGGAAGTAATACTTGAAATATCACTACATCTAATGGGTATTAACCCAAATATCAATGAAATTCAAAGGGTTTACTCCCACAGACACGCCCTTGCAGAATGCAGGGAATGGCTGATGAAAAATCTACCACAGGCACAGCTTATTGAAGTAGAATCAACGGCAAAGGCTGCCGAAATGGCAAAGGATGATTATGAAGCAGCAGCTGTTGCCAGTGAAGCAGCAGCAGATATTTACGGTCTCCATATAATAGAAAGGAAAATAGATAGACATACCCATAATTACACAAGATTTTTAATCATAGGCAAAGACATTCCTCCACCAACAGGAAATGATAAAACCACATTTGTCTTTTCCCTGAAAAATCAGGTAGGGGCACTTTACAAAACCCTTGAACCACTTTATAAACATGGAATTAATATGACTAAAATAGAATCCCGTCCATCAAAAAAGGAAGCATGGGATTATATATTTTTCACAGATATAGAAGGTCATATAAGCGAAGAGAAGGTAAAAAATGCTCTTAATGAGTTAAACGAATTATCACCATTTTTCAAAATACTTGGTTCATATCCTAAAGCTCACTGA
- a CDS encoding NIL domain-containing protein — translation MESIKLKLIYPEDKIKEPILSRVCKNFDVEINIRKANVTDTIGWLELELTGDEDQIEEAIKYMEAQGIEVSPLEGQVFME, via the coding sequence ATGGAATCCATAAAGCTAAAGCTTATCTATCCTGAAGATAAGATAAAAGAGCCTATTCTCAGCCGTGTATGTAAAAATTTTGATGTTGAAATAAACATAAGAAAGGCCAATGTAACGGATACTATCGGCTGGCTTGAGCTGGAATTAACCGGGGATGAAGACCAGATTGAAGAAGCAATCAAATATATGGAGGCACAGGGAATAGAAGTTTCACCACTGGAAGGACAGGTTTTTATGGAGTAA
- a CDS encoding phosphoglycerate kinase, producing MFNGYMTLEDVDVSGKRVFVRVDYNVPLDEHGNIVDDVRIRETIPTINYLIDRGAKIILGSHLGRPKGERNPKYSLYPVAKRLERLLEKEVKFLPDCIGPDVEETVNSMKEGDVVLLENLRFHPGEEKNDPEFAKALASLADIYVIDAFGTCHRKHASMYGIKDYIQPVVMGFLLERELKYFEKALVNPQRPVVAFLGGSKVSSKLGVITHLLDKVDKIFIGGAMAFTFLKAQGYDVGSSLVEEDMFDEALSVIEKAKQLGVKFYLPVDFICGQAVSEQTPVIEVAWQEIPKGWMGLDIGHASTTLIKEILKDVQTIIWNGPMGVFELEKFKYGTFALAHAIAESPALSIAGGGDTDYAIHKAGVVDDISYISTGGGAFLELLEGKQLPCLEAITRKTGE from the coding sequence ATGTTCAACGGATATATGACACTGGAAGATGTTGATGTCTCAGGAAAAAGAGTTTTTGTCCGTGTTGATTACAATGTTCCCCTTGATGAACATGGAAATATTGTCGATGATGTCCGAATAAGAGAAACTATTCCTACAATAAATTACCTTATAGATAGGGGAGCAAAGATAATACTTGGTTCCCACCTTGGAAGACCTAAAGGGGAAAGAAATCCCAAATACTCTCTTTATCCTGTGGCAAAAAGACTTGAAAGGCTTCTTGAGAAAGAGGTTAAGTTTTTACCCGATTGTATAGGCCCAGATGTTGAAGAAACGGTAAACTCAATGAAAGAAGGGGATGTTGTTCTCCTTGAGAACCTCAGATTTCATCCAGGTGAAGAAAAAAATGACCCTGAATTTGCGAAAGCCCTTGCTTCCCTTGCTGATATTTATGTTATAGATGCCTTTGGAACATGCCACAGAAAACATGCATCAATGTATGGAATAAAGGATTATATCCAGCCTGTAGTTATGGGCTTTTTGCTTGAAAGGGAACTTAAATATTTTGAAAAAGCCCTTGTTAACCCACAAAGACCTGTTGTTGCATTTTTGGGTGGTTCAAAGGTTTCCTCAAAACTTGGAGTGATAACACATCTTTTAGATAAAGTGGATAAGATTTTTATTGGCGGAGCTATGGCATTTACTTTTCTGAAAGCTCAGGGATATGATGTGGGGAGTTCCCTTGTTGAAGAAGATATGTTTGATGAGGCTTTATCAGTTATAGAAAAAGCAAAACAATTAGGGGTTAAGTTTTATCTGCCCGTTGATTTTATCTGTGGGCAGGCTGTTTCTGAACAAACTCCTGTTATTGAGGTTGCATGGCAGGAAATCCCAAAAGGCTGGATGGGGCTTGATATTGGACATGCTTCAACTACCCTTATTAAAGAAATTCTCAAGGATGTTCAAACAATTATATGGAACGGTCCAATGGGCGTTTTTGAACTGGAAAAATTCAAATATGGAACATTTGCCCTTGCCCATGCAATAGCTGAATCTCCGGCTCTGTCTATAGCGGGCGGTGGAGATACAGACTATGCAATTCATAAGGCTGGTGTTGTAGATGATATAAGCTACATTTCAACAGGTGGTGGTGCTTTTCTGGAACTTCTTGAAGGAAAGCAACTTCCATGTCTTGAAGCAATAACAAGAAAAACCGGAGAATAG
- a CDS encoding ubiquitin-like small modifier protein 1 → MAVTVRIPTALRRVTQGQGEVQVEASTIAELIDALEKEFPGIKERLVEENGEIRKFVNFFVNDEDIRFLKGKDTELKDGDVVAIIPAIAGGLEV, encoded by the coding sequence ATGGCAGTAACAGTTAGAATACCAACAGCTTTAAGAAGGGTGACACAGGGACAAGGTGAAGTTCAAGTAGAAGCTTCTACAATTGCAGAACTTATTGATGCTCTTGAAAAGGAATTCCCAGGAATAAAAGAAAGACTTGTTGAGGAAAATGGAGAAATTAGAAAGTTTGTAAACTTTTTTGTTAATGATGAAGATATCAGATTTTTAAAGGGAAAAGATACTGAGCTTAAAGATGGAGATGTTGTTGCAATAATTCCAGCTATTGCAGGGGGACTGGAGGTCTAA
- the tsaB gene encoding tRNA (adenosine(37)-N6)-threonylcarbamoyltransferase complex dimerization subunit type 1 TsaB: protein MLISIDTYSENLGISLIDGHKLVVKQVYHKLKPFSELLMEKIDIIFNQLGYSPSILYAVSVNKGPGSYTGLRVGITVAKTISYSLNIPIYVFGSLEAMAYKYRAHKGNITVAINAGKGECYVADFRSDISDITWISEIRLIKINEFKKEIPENLVVVKNLDIHGNNIIHDIEDLSTEGAFLALKHQQKEDPMKLEPVYIRPL, encoded by the coding sequence ATGTTAATCTCAATAGATACCTATTCGGAGAACTTGGGAATATCTTTGATAGATGGGCATAAGCTTGTTGTGAAGCAGGTTTACCATAAATTAAAACCATTTTCCGAACTCCTTATGGAAAAAATAGATATAATTTTTAACCAGCTTGGATACTCCCCCTCGATTTTATATGCTGTATCTGTAAATAAAGGCCCTGGAAGTTATACAGGGCTCAGAGTCGGTATTACTGTTGCCAAAACAATTTCATATTCCCTTAATATTCCAATATACGTATTTGGCTCACTTGAGGCAATGGCTTATAAATATAGAGCCCATAAAGGTAATATTACTGTTGCTATTAATGCAGGCAAAGGCGAGTGTTATGTTGCAGATTTCCGGTCAGATATTTCCGATATAACCTGGATATCAGAAATTAGATTGATAAAAATAAACGAATTTAAAAAGGAAATCCCTGAAAATCTTGTTGTGGTAAAGAATTTAGATATCCATGGGAATAACATTATCCATGATATTGAGGATTTATCCACTGAGGGAGCATTTTTAGCCCTAAAACATCAGCAAAAAGAAGATCCAATGAAACTGGAACCTGTATATATCAGGCCTTTATAA
- the guaB gene encoding IMP dehydrogenase, translated as MFNELTIEEALTFDDVLLLPQKSDVLPHEADVSSYLTPKIKLNIPIVSAAMDTVTEHRLAIALAREGGIGIIHRNMSIEDQMKEVERVKKAESGMITEPVTIKPDQTVKEALEIMSNFKISGVPVVDDEGKLIGILTNRDLRFLHKKDYNKPVSQFMTKAPLITAKEGTSLEEAMEILQKHKVEKLPVVDEEGHLKGLITIKDIVKRKQYPNACKDELGRLRVGAAVGTGPDTMDRVAALVEAGVDVIVVDTAHGHSVRVLKTVEKIRGEYPELNIIGGNIATGEAAEDLIKAGVDAVKVGVGPGSICTTRVVAGIGVPQITAVAKCAEVAHKYGKTVIADGGIRYSGDIVKAIAAGADTVMLGSLFAGTEESPGERIFYQGRAYKVYRGMGSLGAMKARFSSDRYSQENVEKFVPEGIEGRIPFKGPLSDIVYQLVGGLRSGMGYTGSRTIKDLQQNGKFIKITNAGLRESHAHDVYITQEAPNYWID; from the coding sequence ATGTTTAATGAATTAACCATAGAGGAAGCCCTTACCTTTGATGATGTTCTTTTATTGCCTCAGAAATCTGACGTTCTTCCCCACGAAGCAGATGTTAGTTCTTATCTAACACCAAAAATAAAACTTAATATCCCAATTGTTTCTGCAGCAATGGACACTGTTACTGAACACAGGCTTGCTATTGCACTTGCCAGAGAAGGCGGAATAGGAATAATCCACAGGAATATGTCAATTGAAGACCAGATGAAAGAGGTTGAGAGGGTTAAAAAAGCTGAGTCAGGGATGATAACAGAACCTGTAACAATCAAACCTGACCAGACTGTAAAAGAAGCACTTGAAATTATGTCTAATTTCAAAATATCCGGTGTTCCGGTAGTAGATGACGAAGGAAAACTAATAGGAATTCTCACAAACAGAGACCTTAGATTTTTACATAAAAAGGATTATAACAAACCTGTGTCACAATTTATGACAAAAGCCCCATTAATCACAGCGAAAGAGGGAACATCCCTTGAAGAAGCCATGGAAATTCTCCAAAAACACAAAGTAGAAAAACTCCCTGTTGTTGATGAAGAAGGGCATTTAAAAGGACTTATTACCATAAAAGATATTGTTAAAAGAAAACAATATCCAAATGCATGCAAAGATGAGCTTGGGAGGCTCAGAGTCGGTGCAGCTGTTGGAACTGGACCTGACACTATGGATAGAGTTGCAGCACTGGTTGAGGCAGGAGTTGATGTTATTGTTGTTGACACAGCTCATGGACATTCAGTTAGGGTCTTAAAAACAGTTGAAAAAATAAGAGGAGAATATCCAGAACTTAATATAATAGGTGGAAATATTGCCACAGGAGAAGCAGCCGAGGATTTAATAAAAGCTGGTGTTGATGCAGTTAAAGTTGGAGTTGGCCCCGGTTCTATATGCACAACAAGGGTAGTTGCAGGAATCGGTGTTCCACAAATCACAGCTGTGGCAAAATGTGCCGAGGTTGCCCATAAATACGGAAAAACGGTAATAGCAGACGGAGGTATCAGATACTCAGGGGATATAGTAAAAGCAATAGCTGCAGGAGCAGACACAGTAATGCTTGGTTCCCTATTTGCAGGAACAGAAGAATCCCCAGGAGAAAGAATTTTCTATCAGGGTAGAGCATATAAAGTCTATAGGGGAATGGGTTCCCTTGGAGCAATGAAAGCAAGATTTTCATCAGATAGATATTCACAGGAGAATGTTGAAAAATTTGTTCCTGAAGGAATTGAAGGAAGAATACCATTTAAAGGGCCTTTATCTGATATTGTTTACCAGCTTGTTGGTGGTCTCAGGTCAGGTATGGGATATACAGGAAGCAGAACTATAAAAGACTTGCAACAAAACGGTAAATTCATAAAAATCACAAATGCAGGTCTTAGAGAAAGCCATGCCCATGATGTTTATATAACACAAGAAGCACCTAACTACTGGATAGACTAA
- a CDS encoding cysteine desulfurase family protein — protein sequence MIYLDSAATTPVFEEIINNQSKWIKEYFANPNSLHPDGQKSRIALEEARRYFAGLIDCLDEEEVIFTSCATESNNTIIKGLAESNPEKKHIVISPIEHKSVLMPVKYLAKKGYKVDFLKIDSQGKIDLDHLKKIINPKTLFVGTIHVNNETGVIQDIAEIGKICREKEVPFFSDIVQSFGKIDIPFKYLDFFSVSGHKINAPKGIGLLKINKNIDITPLLHGGGQENGFRSGTENVVEAIALKEATQNWIENKKNLWEKFKKLEKLLINGLRENIPEIKVVSENNKVPYITTVLFPEVTGQEMVVALGRKGIDVSSGSACSTGSPMPSHVLLAYGFSEKDALSGVRFSFGFYTEEEEIIKAISAVVETYKKLKLFSSFS from the coding sequence ATGATTTATCTGGATAGCGCAGCAACAACACCGGTTTTTGAGGAGATTATAAATAACCAGAGCAAATGGATTAAGGAGTATTTTGCCAATCCAAACTCTCTTCATCCTGACGGTCAAAAAAGCAGAATTGCCCTTGAAGAAGCAAGAAGATATTTTGCCGGTCTAATAGACTGTTTAGATGAGGAAGAAGTTATATTTACTTCCTGTGCTACGGAGAGTAATAACACCATAATAAAAGGATTGGCTGAAAGCAATCCGGAGAAAAAACATATCGTAATTTCCCCTATAGAACATAAATCTGTCCTGATGCCAGTAAAATATCTGGCAAAAAAGGGATATAAAGTAGATTTCCTGAAAATTGATAGTCAGGGGAAGATAGATTTAGACCATCTTAAGAAAATAATAAATCCGAAAACCCTTTTTGTCGGAACAATCCATGTTAACAACGAAACAGGAGTTATTCAGGATATAGCTGAGATAGGAAAAATATGCAGAGAAAAAGAAGTTCCATTTTTTTCTGACATTGTCCAGAGTTTCGGAAAAATAGATATTCCCTTTAAATATCTGGATTTCTTTTCTGTTTCAGGCCATAAAATTAATGCACCTAAAGGTATTGGTTTACTGAAAATAAATAAAAACATTGATATAACCCCTTTACTTCACGGGGGTGGTCAGGAAAATGGCTTTCGTTCAGGGACGGAAAATGTTGTTGAGGCTATAGCTTTAAAAGAGGCTACACAAAATTGGATAGAAAATAAAAAAAATCTATGGGAAAAGTTTAAAAAGCTGGAAAAATTACTAATAAATGGTCTCAGAGAAAATATCCCTGAAATAAAAGTGGTTTCTGAAAATAACAAAGTTCCGTATATAACCACCGTTTTATTTCCCGAGGTTACAGGTCAAGAAATGGTTGTGGCTTTAGGCAGAAAAGGTATAGATGTATCCTCTGGTTCTGCCTGTTCGACAGGTAGTCCAATGCCATCACATGTTTTGCTTGCCTATGGTTTTTCTGAAAAAGATGCCCTGTCTGGAGTGAGATTTTCTTTTGGTTTTTATACAGAGGAAGAAGAAATTATTAAAGCAATTTCTGCTGTTGTTGAAACATACAAAAAATTAAAACTTTTTAGCTCTTTTTCTTAA
- a CDS encoding LptF/LptG family permease: MKILYRYLYKKLTIYLLIIIPSFSIVAILVELIELLRKAKNLDFSAIALYTLYQLPEKIYYILPISVVIAFFLLAKDLINRREIYPILLNGISLKKLGTIIFIFPVLLSFVQLANLEFVMPKAKMKAQEVYLFLKNRPQNEPLIAYNSWVTIDKRTFMYFGFLDLRKKVGKNIVIIKFNKDFDPVLRIEGSNFNVEEKVKIKNAKIIDLKSFTDFTIKKFPEYSYDKKLDLNSFKKLIKIKKPVSIRQYYKVAKIAEKFGHPASLYWSKFYSKLATVVSPFILGFVVYPLLWSRKKYVIGVIAGLIVVYWYATAFLTSIASTNVIPFYAIFSVDIVYLVIGALLFKKLKFSEL; this comes from the coding sequence TTGAAAATACTATATAGATATCTATACAAAAAACTAACAATTTATCTGCTAATTATAATTCCATCTTTCTCTATTGTTGCTATACTGGTGGAACTTATTGAACTGCTCAGGAAGGCAAAAAATCTGGATTTTTCCGCAATTGCACTGTATACCTTATACCAGCTTCCTGAAAAGATTTACTATATTTTGCCTATTTCTGTTGTGATTGCCTTTTTTCTGCTTGCAAAAGACCTGATAAACCGCAGAGAGATATATCCAATTTTACTAAACGGGATTTCCTTGAAAAAATTAGGAACAATAATCTTTATTTTTCCTGTTCTTCTATCCTTTGTCCAACTTGCTAATCTTGAATTTGTAATGCCAAAGGCAAAAATGAAAGCACAGGAGGTTTACCTTTTTTTAAAAAACAGACCTCAAAATGAGCCTCTTATTGCTTATAACTCATGGGTAACAATAGACAAAAGAACTTTTATGTACTTTGGTTTTTTAGACCTTAGAAAAAAGGTCGGAAAAAATATAGTTATTATCAAATTCAATAAAGATTTTGACCCTGTCTTAAGAATAGAAGGTTCTAATTTTAATGTTGAGGAAAAGGTAAAAATAAAAAATGCCAAGATAATTGATCTTAAAAGCTTTACAGACTTTACAATCAAAAAATTTCCTGAATATAGTTATGATAAAAAATTAGATTTAAATAGCTTTAAAAAATTAATAAAAATCAAAAAACCTGTCTCAATTAGACAATATTATAAAGTCGCAAAAATTGCAGAAAAGTTTGGTCATCCAGCATCTTTATATTGGAGTAAATTTTACTCTAAATTGGCCACTGTAGTATCCCCGTTTATATTGGGATTTGTGGTTTACCCTTTGTTATGGAGCAGAAAAAAATATGTTATTGGAGTAATTGCAGGACTTATAGTTGTTTATTGGTATGCAACAGCATTTTTAACATCTATAGCTTCAACAAATGTTATACCGTTTTATGCTATATTTTCTGTGGATATTGTGTATCTGGTTATTGGAGCTTTATTGTTTAAAAAGTTGAAATTCAGTGAGCTTTAG
- a CDS encoding inositol monophosphatase family protein — protein sequence MDLRNFIQTAKEAAVLGGYILKENFKKIKREDVEYKAKKDFVTYVDKLSEERIKNFILSVYPDHSFLGEEEGTSGSKNSEYRWIVDPLDGTKNYINGFEIFAVSVALEKDKEIIAGAIYIPMLDKLYWAGRGYGAYMNGTKISVSDRPADMAVIATGFPFRHQEEIDIYLKAFREAMITFSAVRRPGAAAVDLAMTAEGVFDGFFEMKLSVWDIAAGVLLVEEAGGIFTNFNGTRELDGNVVAGGKEIHKILFDIVQRNLV from the coding sequence GTGGATTTACGGAATTTTATCCAAACAGCAAAGGAAGCTGCCGTTTTAGGTGGCTATATCCTGAAGGAAAATTTTAAAAAGATAAAACGGGAAGATGTTGAATATAAAGCTAAAAAAGATTTTGTAACCTATGTGGATAAACTTTCAGAAGAAAGAATAAAAAACTTTATTCTGTCTGTATATCCGGATCATAGCTTTCTGGGAGAAGAAGAAGGAACTTCAGGTTCAAAAAACAGCGAATACAGATGGATAGTAGATCCACTTGATGGAACCAAAAATTATATTAATGGATTTGAGATATTTGCTGTTTCTGTAGCATTGGAAAAAGATAAGGAAATTATTGCCGGTGCAATATATATCCCCATGTTAGATAAACTTTATTGGGCTGGGAGAGGCTATGGTGCTTATATGAATGGCACAAAAATCTCAGTGTCAGACCGTCCAGCTGACATGGCTGTTATAGCAACAGGTTTCCCTTTCAGACATCAAGAGGAGATAGACATCTATCTAAAAGCATTTAGAGAAGCTATGATTACTTTTTCTGCTGTTAGAAGACCGGGAGCTGCTGCAGTTGACCTGGCTATGACTGCAGAAGGAGTTTTTGATGGATTTTTTGAAATGAAACTTTCTGTGTGGGATATAGCAGCAGGAGTTTTACTGGTAGAAGAGGCAGGAGGAATATTTACAAATTTTAATGGCACCAGAGAATTGGACGGAAACGTTGTAGCCGGTGGTAAGGAAATCCACAAAATACTTTTTGATATTGTTCAGAGGAATCTGGTATAA
- a CDS encoding Ppx/GppA phosphatase family protein: MEKIAVVDIGTYSTRLLISAVHIKDTLEETLDSIEDILSVGRITALGRKLKETGYLQEEAINEVLSTLKEYVLIAKEYGVKEIYGYATQACREAKNGDELLEKIKQLGIDVQLISGEEEAYLSFLATAYGVKPQSDFVVIDQGGGSTEFVYGQKNNGYQIKDSISFPFGIVSLTERFIKSDPPKKEELENMRQFILEYLQKIKNYSSAQQFIGLGGTITTIAALEKHVFPYNSAKVHKTVLSREAVKKWLDKLSSMTIEERKSIPIIEDKRAEAIVSGLVIFDTALDFFKKDSITVSDWGLRHGAVIKKIMEKFNG, translated from the coding sequence GTGGAAAAAATAGCAGTAGTTGATATAGGGACATATTCTACCCGTCTTTTGATATCTGCAGTTCATATAAAAGACACCCTTGAGGAAACACTTGATAGTATAGAGGATATCCTGTCTGTCGGTAGAATTACAGCTTTAGGCAGGAAACTTAAAGAGACAGGATATCTGCAGGAAGAAGCAATTAATGAGGTTTTATCCACTTTAAAAGAATACGTCCTTATAGCCAAAGAATACGGTGTCAAAGAAATTTATGGATACGCCACACAGGCCTGTAGAGAGGCAAAAAACGGTGATGAATTACTTGAAAAGATTAAACAACTGGGAATTGATGTCCAGCTAATCTCAGGAGAAGAGGAGGCTTATTTATCCTTTCTTGCAACTGCTTATGGTGTTAAGCCCCAATCTGATTTTGTTGTTATAGACCAGGGAGGTGGAAGCACTGAGTTTGTTTATGGACAAAAAAATAATGGATACCAGATAAAAGACTCTATTTCTTTCCCATTTGGTATTGTTTCCCTTACAGAAAGATTTATAAAGTCTGACCCCCCCAAAAAAGAAGAATTAGAAAATATGAGGCAGTTTATACTGGAATATCTCCAAAAGATTAAAAACTATTCATCTGCACAACAGTTCATAGGTCTGGGTGGAACAATAACCACAATTGCTGCACTGGAAAAACATGTTTTCCCATATAATTCAGCAAAAGTCCATAAAACAGTTCTCTCCAGAGAAGCTGTTAAAAAATGGCTTGATAAGCTGTCTTCAATGACAATAGAAGAGAGAAAATCAATTCCTATAATTGAGGATAAAAGGGCGGAAGCAATAGTTTCTGGGCTGGTAATATTTGATACAGCTCTTGACTTTTTCAAAAAAGATAGCATTACTGTTAGTGATTGGGGTCTCAGGCACGGGGCTGTAATTAAAAAAATAATGGAGAAATTTAATGGTTGA
- a CDS encoding flagellar biosynthesis anti-sigma factor FlgM, whose translation MDEKKLRKLIEEKLGNLKEEDIQKIEKYLSEEKKLRRQKIERIKEMIEKGQYNVPPEKVAEKILEYLKKKS comes from the coding sequence GTGGATGAAAAAAAATTAAGGAAATTGATAGAAGAAAAATTAGGAAATCTGAAGGAAGAGGATATTCAAAAAATAGAAAAATATCTTTCAGAGGAGAAAAAATTGAGAAGACAGAAGATTGAAAGGATTAAAGAAATGATTGAAAAAGGCCAGTATAATGTTCCACCAGAAAAAGTAGCAGAAAAAATACTTGAATACCTTAAGAAAAAGAGCTAA
- the thrC gene encoding threonine synthase, whose protein sequence is MAKVKALRCKECGKEYPIEPIHVCEFCFGPLEIEYDYDEIKQNISREKIEKGPKSLWRYIDLLPVDNPTVGLSAGFTPLIKAEKLGRELGLNNLYIKDDSVNHPTLSFKDRVVAVALSKAKEFGFDTAACASTGNLANSVAANAAASGMKCYVFIPANLETNKIIGSLVFNPTVVAVEGNYDDVNRLSSEVANEFGWAFVNINVRPFYSEGSKTLAFEVAEQLGWKAPQAVVAPLASGSLYTKIWKGFNELKTVGLISDNPPRMYGAQAAGCSPIYKAFKEGRDWIIPEKPDTIAKSIAIGNPADGPYAVKVARESNGDMEIATNEEIIEGMKLLAETEGIFTETAGGTTIAVLKKFAEKGAFDPDEIVVAYITGNGYKTMEVLEGHLNQPIHIKPSLHEFKEKVIGIKV, encoded by the coding sequence TTGGCAAAAGTAAAAGCATTAAGATGTAAAGAATGTGGCAAAGAGTATCCAATAGAACCTATTCATGTATGTGAGTTCTGTTTTGGACCACTGGAAATTGAATATGACTATGATGAAATTAAACAAAATATTTCCAGAGAAAAAATTGAAAAAGGGCCAAAAAGCCTGTGGAGATATATAGACCTTTTACCTGTTGATAACCCAACAGTAGGTTTGTCTGCAGGATTTACACCACTTATTAAAGCTGAAAAACTTGGAAGAGAATTAGGATTAAATAATCTTTATATAAAAGATGATTCTGTAAATCATCCAACACTTTCCTTTAAAGACAGGGTTGTTGCTGTTGCTCTGTCTAAGGCTAAAGAATTTGGGTTTGATACAGCTGCATGTGCTTCCACAGGTAACCTTGCAAACTCTGTTGCGGCAAACGCAGCTGCTTCAGGAATGAAATGCTATGTGTTCATCCCTGCAAATCTGGAAACAAACAAAATAATAGGTTCACTGGTATTTAATCCAACAGTTGTTGCCGTTGAAGGAAACTATGATGATGTCAACAGGTTATCTTCCGAGGTGGCAAATGAGTTTGGTTGGGCTTTTGTTAACATAAATGTAAGACCATTCTACTCAGAAGGTTCAAAAACACTGGCATTTGAAGTTGCAGAACAGCTTGGATGGAAAGCTCCCCAAGCTGTAGTGGCTCCTTTGGCATCAGGTTCTTTATATACAAAAATCTGGAAAGGCTTTAATGAGCTAAAAACAGTAGGCCTTATATCCGACAATCCTCCGAGAATGTATGGAGCACAGGCTGCAGGATGTAGCCCTATTTACAAAGCATTTAAAGAAGGTAGAGACTGGATAATACCGGAAAAACCTGACACAATTGCAAAATCAATAGCTATTGGAAACCCTGCTGATGGTCCTTATGCAGTAAAAGTTGCCAGAGAAAGTAACGGTGATATGGAAATAGCAACAAATGAAGAAATAATAGAAGGTATGAAATTACTTGCTGAAACAGAAGGTATTTTCACAGAAACTGCAGGTGGAACAACTATTGCTGTTCTGAAAAAGTTCGCAGAAAAAGGGGCTTTTGACCCAGATGAGATTGTTGTTGCATATATAACAGGAAATGGATATAAAACTATGGAAGTGCTGGAAGGTCATCTAAATCAGCCAATACATATAAAACCTTCTCTACATGAGTTCAAAGAAAAAGTAATTGGAATAAAGGTTTAA